CCCTTTCCTTAGTATCTGCAATAATATCAATAGCGGAGTAGCCATTTTCAGGCCAGGTATGAATATAGATATGGGCTTGCCCGGTATTTACCTGAGCAGAGACGCCAAAGGGTTTAAACTGATAACTAAACACCCTTAAGGACTCTTTTTCTGCAACTCCATTTAGGGCATAAATAAGAGAGGCTTCTACCTCCTTTGCCTCCGCCAGTCTTTCAAAAGGGGAATTCCAGAATTCAACAACCAGATGATAGCTCCAGATGCATCGTTTATAAGCACCTTGCTGAATGGGGGTTAATTCAAAATTTTCAACGAGACAGGTGTTTTGCATCACCCTCATAACTCACCTCCCCCCAGGCAAGGTGCCTGGTTTTTTGATTTTTTGGCAATAAAAAAAATCGGGACGGGCGGATTTGAACCGCCGACCCCCCACACCCCAAGCGGGTGCGCTTCCAGGCTGCGCTACGTCCCGATTAGAAAATCAAATAACAAATCTATAATAAATAATTTTTGGCAGTTGTCAAGTAGATGTATGCGTCCATATCTTTTGAGACTCTATAGGTTCTTTTCTTTGGGCGTAACACAAATCCTCAAATAAGTCTTCTTCCCAATACCATATAAAACTCTCCTCTAATGTCCTATTAAATCTCTCCACATACCCATTCCCCTTCGGAAAGAGGAGCTTTTTTACCCCACTTCCTTTTTCTTGTAAGGATCTGAACTTATGCAAAAATGATCTGAATTTATGCATTTATTGCGCATTTTGTTAAATCTAAAAATCTCTCCCCTTGAGCTACTTACTTTTATTGGTAATCTTCTAAATTAAACTTTTTAATCCTCAAAAAAACTCTCAAATTCACGCGGGGAGACAATTTTA
This window of the Caldimicrobium thiodismutans genome carries:
- a CDS encoding S-adenosylmethionine decarboxylase family protein — encoded protein: MRVMQNTCLVENFELTPIQQGAYKRCIWSYHLVVEFWNSPFERLAEAKEVEASLIYALNGVAEKESLRVFSYQFKPFGVSAQVNTGQAHIYIHTWPENGYSAIDIIADTKERAYKILERLQETLLPEKVCIAEVTRGLTQPDWGET